The following coding sequences lie in one Bos indicus isolate NIAB-ARS_2022 breed Sahiwal x Tharparkar chromosome 12, NIAB-ARS_B.indTharparkar_mat_pri_1.0, whole genome shotgun sequence genomic window:
- the PCID2 gene encoding PCI domain-containing protein 2 isoform X5, translating to MAHITINQYLQQVCEAIDTRDGASLAELVSFKHPHVANPRLQMASPEEKCQQVLEPPYDEMFAAHLRCTYAVGNHDFIEAYKCQTVIVQSFLRAFQAHKEENWALPVMYAVALDLRIFANNADQQLVKKGKSKVGDMLEKAAELLMGCFRVCASDTRAGIEDSKKWGMLFLVNQLFKIYFKINKLHLCKPLIRAIDSSNLKDDYSTAQRVTYRYYVGRKAMFDSDFKQAEEYLSFAFEHCHRSSQKNKRMVLIYLLPVKMLLGHMPTIELLRKYHLMQFAEVTRAVSEGNLLLLNEALAAHETFFIRCGIFLILEKLKIITYRNLFKKVYLLLKTHQLSLDAFLVALKFMQVEDVDIAEVQCILANLIYMVWSHQRLYLTPAPEAGCQQAEPFPPAVHGVLTARPEDRAG from the exons ATGGCGCACATCACCATCAACCAGTACCTGCAGCAG GTCTGTGAAGCCATTGACACCAGAGATGGGGCGTCCCTTGCAGAGCTGGTGTCTTTCAAGCATCCTCATGTTGCGAACCCACGGCTTCAG ATGGCCTCTCCAGAAGAGAAGTGTCAACAAGTCTTAGAGCCCCCTTATGACGAAATGTTTGCAGCTCACTTAAG GTGCACGTATGCGGTGGGGAACCACGACTTCATCGAGGCGTACAAGTGCCAGACCGTCATCGTCCA GTCATTCCTGCGAGCATTTCAGGCccacaaagaagaaaactg GGCTCTGCCCGTCATGTACGCGGTGGCGCTGGACCTTCGCATATTTGCCAATAAT GCAGACCAGCAGCTGGTGAAGAAGGGGAAGAGCAAGGTGGGGGACATGCTGGAGAAGGCGGCCGAGCTGCTGATGGGCTGCTTCCGCGTCTGCGCCAGCGACAC TCGTGCTGGCATAGAGGACTCCAAGAAGTGGGGAATGCTGTTTCTGGTGAATCAGTTAttcaagatttattttaag ATCAACAAGCTCCATCTGTGTAAACCGCTCATCAGAGCCATCGACAGCTCGAACCTGAAGGACGACTACAGCACGGCCCAGAGGGTGACCTACAGGTACTACGTGGGGCGCAAGGCCATGTTCGACAGCGACTTCAAGCAAG CTGAGGAGTACCTGTCCTTTGCTTTTGAGCACTGCCATCGTTCCAGCCAGAAGAACAAAAGAATGGTCCTCATTTACCTGCTTCCTGTGAAGATGCTCCTG GGCCACATGCCAACCATTGAGCTTCTGAGGAAGTACCATCTCATGCAGTTTGCGGAGGTGACCCGAGCTGTGAG CGAAGGGAACCTCCTCCTTCTGAACGAGGCCCTGGCCGCGCATGAGACCTTCTTCATCCGCTGCGGCATCTTCCTCATCCTCGAGAAGCTGAAGATCATCACCTACAGGAATCTCTTTAAGAAAGT ATACTTGCTGCTCAAGACCCACCAGCTGTCCCTGGACGCATTCCTGGTGGCCTTGAAGTTCATGCAGGTGGAGGACGTGGACATCGCTGAGGTCCAGTGCATCCTGGCCAACCTCATCTACATGGTGT GGTCACATCAAAGGCTATATCTCACACCAGCACCAGAAGCTGGTTGTCAGCAAGCAGAACCCTTTCCCCCCGCTGTCCACGGTGTGCTGACGGCCCGGCCCGAGGACAGGGCAGGCTGA
- the PCID2 gene encoding PCI domain-containing protein 2 isoform X2 — translation MAHITINQYLQQVCEAIDTRDGASLAELVSFKHPHVANPRLQMASPEEKCQQVLEPPYDEMFAAHLRCTYAVGNHDFIEAYKCQTVIVQSFLRAFQAHKEENWALPVMYAVALDLRIFANNADQQLVKKGKSKVGDMLEKAAELLMGCFRVCASDTRAGIEDSKKWGMLFLVNQLFKIYFKINKLHLCKPLIRAIDSSNLKDDYSTAQRVTYRYYVGRKAMFDSDFKQAEEYLSFAFEHCHRSSQKNKRMVLIYLLPVKMLLGHMPTIELLRKYHLMQFAEVTRAVSEGNLLLLNEALAAHETFFIRCGIFLILEKLKIITYRNLFKKVYLLLKTHQLSLDAFLVALKFMQVEDVDIAEVQCILANLIYMGHIKGYISHQHQKLVVSKQNPFPPLSTVC, via the exons ATGGCGCACATCACCATCAACCAGTACCTGCAGCAG GTCTGTGAAGCCATTGACACCAGAGATGGGGCGTCCCTTGCAGAGCTGGTGTCTTTCAAGCATCCTCATGTTGCGAACCCACGGCTTCAG ATGGCCTCTCCAGAAGAGAAGTGTCAACAAGTCTTAGAGCCCCCTTATGACGAAATGTTTGCAGCTCACTTAAG GTGCACGTATGCGGTGGGGAACCACGACTTCATCGAGGCGTACAAGTGCCAGACCGTCATCGTCCA GTCATTCCTGCGAGCATTTCAGGCccacaaagaagaaaactg GGCTCTGCCCGTCATGTACGCGGTGGCGCTGGACCTTCGCATATTTGCCAATAAT GCAGACCAGCAGCTGGTGAAGAAGGGGAAGAGCAAGGTGGGGGACATGCTGGAGAAGGCGGCCGAGCTGCTGATGGGCTGCTTCCGCGTCTGCGCCAGCGACAC TCGTGCTGGCATAGAGGACTCCAAGAAGTGGGGAATGCTGTTTCTGGTGAATCAGTTAttcaagatttattttaag ATCAACAAGCTCCATCTGTGTAAACCGCTCATCAGAGCCATCGACAGCTCGAACCTGAAGGACGACTACAGCACGGCCCAGAGGGTGACCTACAGGTACTACGTGGGGCGCAAGGCCATGTTCGACAGCGACTTCAAGCAAG CTGAGGAGTACCTGTCCTTTGCTTTTGAGCACTGCCATCGTTCCAGCCAGAAGAACAAAAGAATGGTCCTCATTTACCTGCTTCCTGTGAAGATGCTCCTG GGCCACATGCCAACCATTGAGCTTCTGAGGAAGTACCATCTCATGCAGTTTGCGGAGGTGACCCGAGCTGTGAG CGAAGGGAACCTCCTCCTTCTGAACGAGGCCCTGGCCGCGCATGAGACCTTCTTCATCCGCTGCGGCATCTTCCTCATCCTCGAGAAGCTGAAGATCATCACCTACAGGAATCTCTTTAAGAAAGT ATACTTGCTGCTCAAGACCCACCAGCTGTCCCTGGACGCATTCCTGGTGGCCTTGAAGTTCATGCAGGTGGAGGACGTGGACATCGCTGAGGTCCAGTGCATCCTGGCCAACCTCATCTACATG GGTCACATCAAAGGCTATATCTCACACCAGCACCAGAAGCTGGTTGTCAGCAAGCAGAACCCTTTCCCCCCGCTGTCCACGGTGTGCTGA
- the PCID2 gene encoding PCI domain-containing protein 2 isoform X1 — MAHITINQYLQQVCEAIDTRDGASLAELVSFKHPHVANPRLQMASPEEKCQQVLEPPYDEMFAAHLRCTYAVGNHDFIEAYKCQTVIVQSFLRAFQAHKEENWALPVMYAVALDLRIFANNADQQLVKKGKSKVGDMLEKAAELLMGCFRVCASDTRAGIEDSKKWGMLFLVNQLFKIYFKINKLHLCKPLIRAIDSSNLKDDYSTAQRVTYRYYVGRKAMFDSDFKQAEEYLSFAFEHCHRSSQKNKRMVLIYLLPVKMLLGHMPTIELLRKYHLMQFAEVTRAVSEGNLLLLNEALAAHETFFIRCGIFLILEKLKIITYRNLFKKVNSLSSASSRYLLLKTHQLSLDAFLVALKFMQVEDVDIAEVQCILANLIYMGHIKGYISHQHQKLVVSKQNPFPPLSTVC, encoded by the exons ATGGCGCACATCACCATCAACCAGTACCTGCAGCAG GTCTGTGAAGCCATTGACACCAGAGATGGGGCGTCCCTTGCAGAGCTGGTGTCTTTCAAGCATCCTCATGTTGCGAACCCACGGCTTCAG ATGGCCTCTCCAGAAGAGAAGTGTCAACAAGTCTTAGAGCCCCCTTATGACGAAATGTTTGCAGCTCACTTAAG GTGCACGTATGCGGTGGGGAACCACGACTTCATCGAGGCGTACAAGTGCCAGACCGTCATCGTCCA GTCATTCCTGCGAGCATTTCAGGCccacaaagaagaaaactg GGCTCTGCCCGTCATGTACGCGGTGGCGCTGGACCTTCGCATATTTGCCAATAAT GCAGACCAGCAGCTGGTGAAGAAGGGGAAGAGCAAGGTGGGGGACATGCTGGAGAAGGCGGCCGAGCTGCTGATGGGCTGCTTCCGCGTCTGCGCCAGCGACAC TCGTGCTGGCATAGAGGACTCCAAGAAGTGGGGAATGCTGTTTCTGGTGAATCAGTTAttcaagatttattttaag ATCAACAAGCTCCATCTGTGTAAACCGCTCATCAGAGCCATCGACAGCTCGAACCTGAAGGACGACTACAGCACGGCCCAGAGGGTGACCTACAGGTACTACGTGGGGCGCAAGGCCATGTTCGACAGCGACTTCAAGCAAG CTGAGGAGTACCTGTCCTTTGCTTTTGAGCACTGCCATCGTTCCAGCCAGAAGAACAAAAGAATGGTCCTCATTTACCTGCTTCCTGTGAAGATGCTCCTG GGCCACATGCCAACCATTGAGCTTCTGAGGAAGTACCATCTCATGCAGTTTGCGGAGGTGACCCGAGCTGTGAG CGAAGGGAACCTCCTCCTTCTGAACGAGGCCCTGGCCGCGCATGAGACCTTCTTCATCCGCTGCGGCATCTTCCTCATCCTCGAGAAGCTGAAGATCATCACCTACAGGAATCTCTTTAAGAAAGT CAACAGCCTGAGCTCTGCCTCTTCCAGATACTTGCTGCTCAAGACCCACCAGCTGTCCCTGGACGCATTCCTGGTGGCCTTGAAGTTCATGCAGGTGGAGGACGTGGACATCGCTGAGGTCCAGTGCATCCTGGCCAACCTCATCTACATG GGTCACATCAAAGGCTATATCTCACACCAGCACCAGAAGCTGGTTGTCAGCAAGCAGAACCCTTTCCCCCCGCTGTCCACGGTGTGCTGA
- the PCID2 gene encoding PCI domain-containing protein 2 isoform X3 — MAHITINQYLQQVCEAIDTRDGASLAELVSFKHPHVANPRLQMASPEEKCQQVLEPPYDEMFAAHLRCTYAVGNHDFIEAYKCQTVIVQSFLRAFQAHKEENWALPVMYAVALDLRIFANNADQQLVKKGKSKVGDMLEKAAELLMGCFRVCASDTRAGIEDSKKWGMLFLVNQLFKIYFKINKLHLCKPLIRAIDSSNLKDDYSTAQRVTYRYYVGRKAMFDSDFKQAEEYLSFAFEHCHRSSQKNKRMVLIYLLPVKMLLGHMPTIELLRKYHLMQFAEVTRAVSEGNLLLLNEALAAHETFFIRCGIFLILEKLKIITYRNLFKKVELFVSLWNSEAGSCPRPGRSRISVRLLVQILAAQDPPAVPGRIPGGLEVHAGGGRGHR; from the exons ATGGCGCACATCACCATCAACCAGTACCTGCAGCAG GTCTGTGAAGCCATTGACACCAGAGATGGGGCGTCCCTTGCAGAGCTGGTGTCTTTCAAGCATCCTCATGTTGCGAACCCACGGCTTCAG ATGGCCTCTCCAGAAGAGAAGTGTCAACAAGTCTTAGAGCCCCCTTATGACGAAATGTTTGCAGCTCACTTAAG GTGCACGTATGCGGTGGGGAACCACGACTTCATCGAGGCGTACAAGTGCCAGACCGTCATCGTCCA GTCATTCCTGCGAGCATTTCAGGCccacaaagaagaaaactg GGCTCTGCCCGTCATGTACGCGGTGGCGCTGGACCTTCGCATATTTGCCAATAAT GCAGACCAGCAGCTGGTGAAGAAGGGGAAGAGCAAGGTGGGGGACATGCTGGAGAAGGCGGCCGAGCTGCTGATGGGCTGCTTCCGCGTCTGCGCCAGCGACAC TCGTGCTGGCATAGAGGACTCCAAGAAGTGGGGAATGCTGTTTCTGGTGAATCAGTTAttcaagatttattttaag ATCAACAAGCTCCATCTGTGTAAACCGCTCATCAGAGCCATCGACAGCTCGAACCTGAAGGACGACTACAGCACGGCCCAGAGGGTGACCTACAGGTACTACGTGGGGCGCAAGGCCATGTTCGACAGCGACTTCAAGCAAG CTGAGGAGTACCTGTCCTTTGCTTTTGAGCACTGCCATCGTTCCAGCCAGAAGAACAAAAGAATGGTCCTCATTTACCTGCTTCCTGTGAAGATGCTCCTG GGCCACATGCCAACCATTGAGCTTCTGAGGAAGTACCATCTCATGCAGTTTGCGGAGGTGACCCGAGCTGTGAG CGAAGGGAACCTCCTCCTTCTGAACGAGGCCCTGGCCGCGCATGAGACCTTCTTCATCCGCTGCGGCATCTTCCTCATCCTCGAGAAGCTGAAGATCATCACCTACAGGAATCTCTTTAAGAAAGT GGAGTTGTTCGTCTCTTTGTGGAACTCGGAAGCGGGCTCTTGTCCGAGGCCTGGTCGCAGCAGGATCTCGGTCAGACTTCTGGTCCAG ATACTTGCTGCTCAAGACCCACCAGCTGTCCCTGGACGCATTCCTGGTGGCCTTGAAGTTCATGCAGGTGGAGGACGTGGACATCGCTGA
- the PCID2 gene encoding PCI domain-containing protein 2 isoform X4 → MAHITINQYLQQVCEAIDTRDGASLAELVSFKHPHVANPRLQMASPEEKCQQVLEPPYDEMFAAHLRCTYAVGNHDFIEAYKCQTVIVQSFLRAFQAHKEENWALPVMYAVALDLRIFANNADQQLVKKGKSKVGDMLEKAAELLMGCFRVCASDTRAGIEDSKKWGMLFLVNQLFKIYFKINKLHLCKPLIRAIDSSNLKDDYSTAQRVTYRYYVGRKAMFDSDFKQDQTFKTHFLDSYSHAKPRDFRHHMRRKSLFTPRVNSHRGSDDRKNSSFIMRALFSYSVGLCRPTFHFLSQSFQYISSVQSPSRVQLCDPMKCSMPGFPVHHQVPELAFNMYNF, encoded by the exons ATGGCGCACATCACCATCAACCAGTACCTGCAGCAG GTCTGTGAAGCCATTGACACCAGAGATGGGGCGTCCCTTGCAGAGCTGGTGTCTTTCAAGCATCCTCATGTTGCGAACCCACGGCTTCAG ATGGCCTCTCCAGAAGAGAAGTGTCAACAAGTCTTAGAGCCCCCTTATGACGAAATGTTTGCAGCTCACTTAAG GTGCACGTATGCGGTGGGGAACCACGACTTCATCGAGGCGTACAAGTGCCAGACCGTCATCGTCCA GTCATTCCTGCGAGCATTTCAGGCccacaaagaagaaaactg GGCTCTGCCCGTCATGTACGCGGTGGCGCTGGACCTTCGCATATTTGCCAATAAT GCAGACCAGCAGCTGGTGAAGAAGGGGAAGAGCAAGGTGGGGGACATGCTGGAGAAGGCGGCCGAGCTGCTGATGGGCTGCTTCCGCGTCTGCGCCAGCGACAC TCGTGCTGGCATAGAGGACTCCAAGAAGTGGGGAATGCTGTTTCTGGTGAATCAGTTAttcaagatttattttaag ATCAACAAGCTCCATCTGTGTAAACCGCTCATCAGAGCCATCGACAGCTCGAACCTGAAGGACGACTACAGCACGGCCCAGAGGGTGACCTACAGGTACTACGTGGGGCGCAAGGCCATGTTCGACAGCGACTTCAAGCAAG ATCAGACTTTTAAAACTCACTTCCTTGACAGTTATTCACACGCGAAGCCACGTGACTTCAGGCACCATATGAGACGTAAGAGCCTTTTCACTCCACGTGTCAATAGCCACAGAGGCTCTGATGACAGAAAGAACAGCTCTTTCATAATGAGAGCTCTGTTTTCTTATTCCGTGGGGTTGTGCAGACcaacttttcatttcctttcacagAGTTTtcaatacatcagttcagttcagtcgcccagtcgtgtccaactttgcgaccccatgaagtgcagcatgccaggctttcctgtccatcaccaagtcccagagcttgcCTTCAATATGTATAACTTTTGA
- the CUL4A gene encoding cullin-4A, which produces MADETPRKGSFSALVGHTNGLTKPASLAAAAVTAKPGGAGGSKKLVIKNFRDRPKLPDNYTQDTWQKLHEAVRAIQSSTSIRYNLEELYQAVENLCSHKVSPTLYQQLRQACEGHVQAQILQFREDSLDSVLFLKKMNTCWQDHCRQMIMIRSIFLFLDRTYVLQNSTLPSIWDMGLELFRNHIISDKMVQTKTIDGILLLIERERSGEAVDRSLLRSLLGMLSDLQVYKDSFELKFLEETNCLYAAEGQRLMQEREVPEYLDHVSKRLEEEADRVITYLDHSTQKPLIACVEKQLLGEHLTAILQKGLDHLLDENRVPDLTQMYQLFSRVRGGQQALLQHWSDYIKTFGTTIVINPEKDKDMVQDLLDFKDRVDHVIDVCFQRSEKFVNLMKESFETFINKRPNKPAELIAKHVDSKLRAGNKEATDEELERMLDKVMILFRFIHGKDVFEAFYKKDLAKRLLVGKSASVDAEKSMLSKLKHECGAAFTSKLEGMFKDMELSKDIMVHFKQYMQNQSDPGSIDLTVNILTMGYWPTYTPMEVHLTPEMIKLQEVFKTFYLGKHSGRKLQWQTTLGHAVLKAEFKEGKKEFQVSLFQTLVLLMFNEGDGFSFEDIRMATGIEDSELRRTLQSLACGKARVLLKSPKGKEVEDGDKFLFNAEFKHKLFRIKINQIQMKETVEEQVSTTERVFQDRQYQIDAAIVRIMKMRKTLGHNLLVSELYNQLKFPVKPGDLKKRIESLIDRDYMERDKDSPNQYHYVA; this is translated from the exons ATGGCTGACGAGACCCCCCGGAAGGGCAGCTTCTCGGCGCTCGTCGGACACACCAACGGCCTCACCAAGCCTGCGTCCCTCGCCGCGGCCGCCGTCACCGCCAAGCCCGGCGGCGCCGGCGGCTCCAAGAAGCTCGTGATCAAGAATTTCCGAG ACAGACCTAAATTGCCTGATAACTACACTCAGGACACCTGGCAGAAGCTTCACGAAGCGGTGAGAGCCATACAGAGCAGCACCTCCATCCGCTACAACCTGGAGGAGCTCTACCAG GCTGTTGAAAACCTTTGTTCCCACAAAGTGTCCCCCACGCTCTACCAGCAGCTGCGCCAGGCCTGCGAAGGCCACGTCCAAGCACAGATCCTTCAGTTCAGAGA AGACTCGCTAGACAGTGTGTTGTTTCTCAAGAAGATGAACACGTGCTGGCAGGATCACTGCAGACAGATG ATCATGATCCGGAGTATCTTCCTGTTCTTGGACCGCACGTACGTGCTGCAGAACTCCACGCTGCCCTCCATCTG GGATATGGGGTTAGAGCTGTTTAGAAACCACATCATCAGTGATAAAATGGTCCAGACGAAAACCATTGATGGCATCCTGCTGCTGATCGAGCGGGAGCGGAGCGGCGAGGCGGTGGACCGCAGCCTGCTGCGGAGCCTGCTGGGCATGCTGTCCGACCTCCAG GTATATAAAGACTCATTTGAACTGAAATTTTTGGAAGAAACGAATTGTTTATATGCTGCAGAAGGCCAAAGGTTAATGCAAGAAAGAGAG GTTCCAGAGTATCTTGACCACGTGAGTAAGCGCTTGGAGGAGGAGGCGGACCGTGTGATCACATACCTGGATCACAGCACACA GAAACCACTGATTGCCTGTGTGGAGAAGCAGCTCTTGGGAGAACATTTAACAGCAATTCTGCAGAAAG GGCTGGACCACCTGCTGGACGAGAACCGAGTGCCGGACCTCACGCAGATGTACCAGCTGTTCAGCCGTGTGCGGGGTGGCCAGCAGGCGCTGCTGCAGCACTGGAGCGATTACATCAAG ACTTTTGGGACAACGATCGTCATCAACCCTGAAAAGGACAAAGACATGGTGCAGGACCTGCTGGACTTCAAGGACCGCGTGGACCACGTGATAGACGTGTGCTTCCAGCGGAGCGAGAAGTTCGTCAACCTGATGAAAGAGTCCTTCGAGACGTTCATCAACAAGCGGCCCAATAAGCCTGCGGAGCTGATTG CAAAGCACGTAGACTCAAAACTGAGAGCAGGGAATAAGGAGGCGACGGACGAGGAGCTGGAGCGGATGTTGGACAAGGTCATGATCCTGTTCCGGTTCATCCACG GTAAAGACGTGTTTGAAGCATTTTACAAAAAAGATTTAGCAAAAAGACTCCTGGTTGGAAAAAGTGCCTCTGTCGATGCTGAAAAATCTATGTTGTCGAAGCTGAAGCACG AGTGCGGGGCCGCGTTCACCAGCAAGCTGGAGGGCATGTTTAAGGACATGGAGCTCTCCAAGGACATCATGGTTCATTTCAAGCAG TACATGCAGAATCAGAGTGACCCGGGCTCCATAGACCTGACTGTGAACATACTGACCATGGGCTACTGGCCGACATACACACCCATGGAGGTACACCTGACTCCAGAG ATGATCAAGCTCCAGGAAGTGTTTAAGACGTTTTATCTGGGGAAGCACAGTGGGCGGAAGCTGCAGTGGCAGACGACGCTGGGCCACGCGGTGCTGAAAGCGGAGTTCAAGGAG GGGAAGAAGGAGTTCCAGGTGTCCCTGTTCCAGACGCTGGTGCTGCTCATGTTCAACGAAGGGGACGGCTTCAGCTTCGAGGACATCAGGATGGCCACAGGCATAGAGGACAGCGAGCTGCGGAGGACGCTGCAGTCCCTGGCCTGTGGCAAAGCTCGTGTCCTCCTCAAGAGCCCCAAAGGGAAGGAGGTGGAGGATGGAGACAAGTTCCTCTTCAACGCAGAGTTCAAGCACAAGCTCTTTCGCATAAAGATCAACCAGATTCAGATGAAGGAGACA GTGGAGGAGCAGGTCAGCACCACGGAGCGTGTGTTCCAGGACCGGCAGTACCAGATCGATGCCGCCATCGTCAGGATCATGAAGATGAGGAAGACGCTGGGCCACAACCTGCTCGTCTCCGAGCTGTACAATCAGCTCAAGTTCCCAGTCAAG CCTGGAGATCTGAAGAAGCGGATCGAGTCTCTCATAGACAGGGACTACATGGAGAGGGACAAAGACAGCCCGAACCAGTACCACTACGTGGCCTGA